In one window of Cryptococcus depauperatus CBS 7841 chromosome 3, complete sequence DNA:
- a CDS encoding peptidyl-prolyl cis-trans isomerase D, whose product MPNTVCYFDITIAGKSAGRITFELFDDVVPKTTENFKQLCIGDKTNAEGVKLAYAGSSFHRCIKGFMLQGGDFTRHNGTGGESIYGEKFEDEVFTLKHDKPMLLSMANAGPNTNGSQFFITTVPTPHLDDKHVVFGRVLSNRSLVRHIENIPTQSDKPIEPVVIASAGVLSPEEIAQAEQAKKVAQTNPDGDIWEDFPQDEEGIDSEKPQEALDVAQKLKDLGTKEFKAEQYAVALDKYQKALRYLDVHPVLPDDSPSDLIEAFRSTRFPLLTNAALAALKLPASTSNASLIVSLTTRALSLPDIVPADKAKALYRRAQGHIVKKDDESAEKDLKEADSLVKGDAGVLKLLREVEQRRKERKDKERKAFSKMFG is encoded by the exons ATGCCCAACACTGTTTGCTACTTTGATATCACCATCGCAGGCAAGTCTGCTGGTAGAATCACTTTCGAGCTGTTTGATGATGTTGTTCCCAAG ACAACGGAAAACTTTAAACAACTATGCATCGGCGATAAGACCAACGCTGAGGGTGTTAAGCTGGCATATGCCGGATCCAGTTTTCATAGGTGCATCAAAGGATTCATGCTCCAAGGCGGCGATTTTACCCGTCATAACGGTACCGGCGGAGAGTCCATCTATGGCGAAAAG tttgaggatgaggtTTTTACCTTGAAGCACGACAAACCTATGCTTCTCTCTATGGCCAATGCAGGACCCAACACCAATGGCTCCCAATTTTTTATCACGAC TGTGCCTACTCCTCACCTTGACGACAAACATGTCGTATTCGGTCGAGTTCTCTCTAACCGTTCTCTTGTCCGCCATATCGAAAACATACCTACTCAGTCCGACAAGCCCATCGAGCCTGTTGTTATTGCTTCTGCTGGTGTCCTTTCCCCCGAAGAAATCGCGCAAGCCGAACAAGCCAAGAAGGTTGCCCAGACTAATCCTGATGGTGACATTTGGGAAGATTTCccacaagatgaagaaggcatTGATTCTGAAAAGCCGCAAGAGGCATTGGATGTTGCccaaaagctgaaagatTTAGGTACTAAGGAATTCAAAGCAGAGCAATATGCTGTAGCATTGGACAAGTACCAAAAAGCACTGCGATATCTTGATGTTCACCCCGTCTTGCCAGATGATTCACCTTCAGATCTTATAGAAGCTTTCCGTTCTACTCGCTTCCCTCTTCTCACCAACGCTGCCTTGGCAGCCTTGAAACTACCGGCTAGCACTTCCAATGCTTCTCTCATCGTTTCGCTCACCACCCGTGCCCTTTCGTTACCAGATATAGTCCCTGCCGACAAAGCTAAGGCGCTGTACAGGCGCGCTCAAGGGCATATCGTTAAGAAGGACGATGAGTCTGCTGAAAAGGACTTGAAAGAGGCTGACAGCTTAGTCAAAGGCGATGCGGGCGTGCTCAAGTTATTGAGAGAAGTAGAGCAGCgaaggaaagagagaaaagacaaagagagaaaggccTTCTCAAAGATGTTTGGTTAA
- a CDS encoding glutamate-tRNA ligase: MPSVILPLVQTPPFSIIALALLQGIPVSWDTESGEKGETRYGEVVGAEKVREQLEKGVEGKGVALPPLPTLLTSTSTFQEVTTVLDALDDYLAYRTFFSASTFSFNDALIWGTIRGSNSAIGSIKKPGRPHLARWFNHVESLPVPKQALELHRQAKSEMDKGKKTKRLESVDVVLPNAVKGKVVVRFAPEPSGYLHIGHLKAAILNRYLADQYQGKFILRFDDTNPLKEEGEFEEAIQEDLAMIEIGFDKIVHTSDHFNKIKEYAIQLIMQGDAFMDDTDGETVKEERRAEIPSRNRNLGVEENLKRFEDMCNGTEEGKKWSLRAKIDYTHKNGTLRDPVIYRYVEGSHHITGQKYKAYPMYDLACPLIDHLDGVTHALRANEYWARHEQYQWFLERLGFPKIEIFDFSRIDFVYTVLSKRKLKYLVEKGVVKGWDDPRFPTVRGIRSRGMSVQGLKNYILSQGASQQTVQLEWDGIWNVNKKAIDPIAPRYWAIAEDKMVEADVLGRTNDEIELVAKPLHKKNPEVGEKEMVFSSKILFEQEDAKTFGDNEEITAMDWGNAFVTKKQLSSSGDVEKLELKLHLAGDFKKTSKKVTWLSAPTPSQPLASVVLIEYDYLITKKKLEEDDNLNDVINTKTEYRTPALASKEVESLKKWDIIQFERKGFYICQGTKDAEGRMEFGFIPDGRAQTVALKATPAVEKPKVAGGVKGSWGKPGSKIAATATSAQ, from the exons ATGCCGTCCGTTATCCTTCCACTCGTTCAAACGCCTCCATTCTCAATCATTGCTCTCGCCCTTTTGCAGGGCATCCCTGTCTCATGGGACACTGAATCAGGTGAGAAGGGGGAAACACGATATGGAGAAGTCGTTGGTGCCGAAAAAGTCAGAGAGCAATTGGAAAAGGGAGTCGAGGGAAAAGGT GTTGCTTTACCTCCCTTGCCCACCCTTTTGACTTCTACATCAACTTTCCAAGAAGTGACCACTGTCCTGGATGCTCTTGATGACTATCTTGCCTATCGCACCTTCTTTTCCGCGTCCACATTTTCGTTCAACGATGCGCTTATTTGGGGTACAATTCGGGGCTCCAACTCTGCTATCGGTTCCATCAAAAAGCCTGGACGGCCCCATTTGGCTCGATGGTTCAATCATGTTGAGTCTCTGCCTGTCCCTAAGCAAGCGCTGGAGCTGCATCGACAGGCGAAGAGCGAGATGGACAAGggcaaaaagacaaagaggCTGGAAAGCGTCGATGTTGTTTTGCCAAATGCTGTTAAAGGAAAGGTAGTTGTGCGATTCG CTCCTGAGCCATCCGGCTATTTACACATCGGTCACCTCAAGGCTGCCATTCTCAACAGGTACCTTGCCGATCAGTACCAAGGCAAATTCATTCTCCGTTTCGACGATACCAATCCGctgaaagaggaaggggAATTCGAAGAGGCTATTCAAGAGGACCTTGCCATGATTGAGATTGGTTTTGACAAAATTGTTCACACGTCTGATCATTTCaacaaaataaaagaaTACGCTATTCAACTCATCATGCAAGGAGATGCATTCATGGATGATACCGATGGCGAAACTGTTAAGGAAGAGCGTCGTGCCGAGATTCCTTCAAGAAACAGAAACCTGGGCGTGGAGGAGAATCTGAAGAGGTTTGAGGATATGTGTAATGGGAcggaagaaggcaaaaagtgGAGTTTGAGGGCTAAAATTGACTATACCCACAAGAATGGCACACTGAGGGATCCCGTCATTTATAGATATGTTGAAGGATCTCACCATATTACTGG CCAAAAGTACAAAGCCTACCCAATGTACGATCTTGCCTGTCCTCTGATTGACCATCTTGATGGCGTCACCCATGCTCTTCGTGCAAATGAATACTGGGCTCGTCACGAACAATATCAGTGGTTTCTTGAACGCCTTGGTTTCCCCAAGATTGAAAtatttgacttttctcGTATTGACTTTGTCTACACGGTActttcaaagagaaaactaAAATACTTGGTGGAAAAAGGTGTTGTGAAAGGCTGGGATGACCCTAGGTTCCCTACTGTTAGGGGTATAAGATCTCGGGGAATGTCAGTCCAAGGTCTCAAAAATTACATTTTGTCGCAAGGTGCAAGTCAGCAGACTGTACAGCTAGAGTGGGATGGTATTTGGAATGTTAACAAAAAGGCTATTGATCCAATCGCTCCAAGATATTGGGCAATCGCCGAGGACAAGAT GGTGGAAGCAGATGTTCTTGGTAGGACAAATGATGAAATCGAGCTAGTTGCTAAGCCTTTACACAAAAAGAACCCTGAAGTCggcgagaaagaaatggtTTTCTCCAGCAAAATTCTGTTTGAACAGGAAGATGCCAAAACATTTGGCGACAACGAAGAG ATTACTGCTATGGATTGGGGAAATGCCTTTGTCACCAAGAAACAACTATCTTCTTCGGGTGATGTTGAGAAGCTTGAGCTTAAGCTTCACCTTGCTGGtgatttcaaaaagacTTCCAAGAAAGTCACTTGGCTTTCTGCTCCCACGCCCTCTCAACCCCTGGCCTCTGTTGTGCTCATTGAATACGATTACCTCATTACCAAaaagaagctggaagaggatgacaACCTGAATGATGTCATAAACACCAAGACCGAATATCGCACGCCCGCACTTGCGTCTAAGGAAGTCGAGAGTTTGAAAAAATGGGACATCATTCagtttgagagaaaaggcttcTACATCTGCCAGGGAACCAAGGATGCAGAGGGTCGAATGGAGTTTGGGTTTATTCCTGACGGAAGGGCCCAGACAGTTGCTCTCAAAGCCACACCTGCCGTGGAAAAACCAAAGGTGGCCGGCGGTGTCAAGGGCTCATGGGGTAAGCCTGGTTCCAAGATAGCTGCTACTGCAACCAGTGCTCAATAA
- a CDS encoding cell division control protein 42 has protein sequence MQTIKCVVVGDGAVGKTCLLISYTTNKFPSEYVPTVFDNYAVTVMIGDDPYTLGLFDTAGQEDYDRLRPLSYPQTDVFLICFSIASPSSFENVKEKWFHEVQHHCPGVPCLIVGTQVDLRDDEKQKEKLERQRQRMIRSDEGERLCKELGGVKYVECSALTQKGLKNVFDEAIVAALEPPASKKSKKCVIL, from the exons ATGCAGACTATCAAATGTGTCGTGGTAGGCGATGGTGCAGTCGGAAA AACATGTCTTCTTATCTCCTACACTACAAATAAATTTCCATCCGAGTATGTACCTACGGTGTTTGATAATT ATGCCGTGACTGTGATGATTGGCGACGACCCT TACACATTGGGCTTATTTGATACTGCTGGGCAGGAAGATTATGACCGTCTTCGTCCCTTGTCTTACCCCCAAACAGACGTTTTCCTCATCTGCTTCTCTATCGCCTCCCCTTCCTCTTTCGAAAACGTCAAGGAAAAATGGTTCCACGAAGTCCAGCATCACTGTCCAGGTGTACCTTGCCTTATAGTAGGCACACAGGTGGACttgagagatgatgaaaagcaaaaggagaagctggaaagaCAAAGGCAGAGGATGATTAGGTCTGATGAGGGGGAAAGGCTGTGTAAGGAGCTGGGAGGTGTCAAGTATGTGGAGTGTAGTGCGTTGACGCAAAAGGGTTTAAAGAATGTCTTCGACGAG GCCATTGTAGCTGCACTTGAACCCCCAGCCTCGAAAAAATCTAAAAAATGTGTCATACTCTAG